One genomic segment of Fusobacterium sp. IOR10 includes these proteins:
- a CDS encoding PTS transporter subunit IIC has product MKDFLEKKDVKISVERYLIKAMSNMAMGLFASLLIGTILKTVGLKFGIDYLVKDVAPMAMSAQMTGAAIGVAVAYGLNAPPLVLFASTITGASGNLLGGPACAFIATIVGVEIGKLISRETKLDIILTPAFTIVAGMLVGSAIGPVISKIMWTFGEIIMRATELQPFYMGIFVSVLVGIALTLPISSVAICMMLGLGGIAAGAATVGCASQMIGFAVISFRENGWGGFFAQGLGTSMLQMSNIIKNWKIWIPSILTSAILGPVATMVFKMKNSPIGAGMGTSGLVGQITTISVMDSGPSMYIVVLFLHFILPGVISLIISEFMRKKNWIKYGDLKLNL; this is encoded by the coding sequence ATTAAAGATTTTTTAGAGAAAAAAGATGTAAAAATAAGTGTGGAAAGGTATTTAATAAAAGCTATGAGTAACATGGCCATGGGTCTTTTTGCCTCACTTCTTATAGGAACAATTTTAAAAACAGTGGGATTAAAATTTGGTATAGATTATTTGGTAAAGGATGTTGCTCCAATGGCAATGAGTGCCCAAATGACAGGAGCTGCAATAGGTGTTGCAGTGGCTTATGGACTAAATGCCCCACCTTTAGTATTGTTTGCATCAACTATTACAGGTGCAAGTGGAAACCTTCTAGGTGGCCCTGCATGTGCCTTTATTGCTACAATTGTTGGAGTGGAGATTGGAAAATTAATATCAAGGGAAACAAAGTTGGATATTATACTAACTCCTGCCTTTACAATAGTGGCTGGAATGTTAGTTGGAAGTGCCATAGGACCAGTTATTTCAAAAATAATGTGGACCTTTGGAGAAATAATAATGAGAGCTACAGAGTTACAACCATTTTACATGGGAATTTTTGTTTCAGTTTTAGTTGGAATAGCTTTAACTTTACCAATTAGTAGTGTTGCTATTTGTATGATGCTAGGATTAGGTGGCATAGCAGCAGGGGCAGCTACAGTTGGATGCGCTTCTCAAATGATTGGCTTTGCAGTTATTAGTTTTAGAGAAAATGGATGGGGAGGATTCTTTGCCCAAGGCTTAGGAACTTCCATGCTTCAAATGAGTAATATTATAAAAAATTGGAAAATATGGATACCATCAATTTTAACCTCTGCAATTTTAGGTCCAGTTGCCACTATGGTTTTTAAAATGAAAAATAGTCCAATAGGGGCAGGAATGGGAACAAGTGGTTTAGTAGGACAGATTACAACAATATCAGTGATGGATTCAGGTCCTTCAATGTACATAGTGGTTTTATTTTTACACTTTATATTACCAGGGGTAATTTCTTTAATAATTTCAGAATTTATGAGAAAGAAAAATTGGATAAAATATGGGGATTTAAAATTGAATCTTTAA
- the ispG gene encoding flavodoxin-dependent (E)-4-hydroxy-3-methylbut-2-enyl-diphosphate synthase produces MKKTKEIKIGNILVGGNNPVIIQSMTNTKTSDVEKTVAQILELEKEGCELVRVTVNNEKAGRAIKEIKDKINIPLVADIHFDYKLAIMAIENGIDKLRINPGNIGSDEKIKLVVHKAKEYNIPIRIGVNSGSVEKKILEKYGEVTADGMVESAMYHVGLLEKFGFTNIIISIKASNVKMMIDAYRKISNLVDYPLHLGVTEAGTAFQGTVKSAIGIGSLLADGIGDTIRVSLTENPVEEIKVAKEILKVLGYRKGVEIVSCPTCGRTEIDLISLAKEVENEFKYLNEDIKIAVMGCIVNGPGEAKEADFGVAGGKGEGVIFKKGVILKKVKEKDIMMELKKLIEKK; encoded by the coding sequence ATGAAAAAAACAAAGGAAATAAAAATAGGAAATATTTTAGTAGGGGGAAACAATCCAGTTATTATACAATCTATGACCAATACAAAAACAAGTGATGTTGAAAAAACAGTGGCTCAAATTTTAGAACTTGAAAAAGAAGGTTGTGAACTAGTAAGGGTAACAGTTAATAATGAGAAAGCAGGAAGAGCTATAAAAGAAATAAAGGATAAAATAAATATTCCCCTAGTAGCAGACATTCACTTTGACTATAAATTAGCTATTATGGCAATAGAAAATGGAATAGATAAGCTAAGAATTAATCCAGGAAACATAGGTAGTGATGAAAAAATTAAACTAGTTGTTCATAAGGCTAAGGAATATAATATTCCAATAAGAATAGGTGTAAATAGTGGATCTGTTGAAAAGAAGATTCTAGAAAAATATGGGGAAGTAACTGCAGATGGAATGGTTGAAAGTGCCATGTATCATGTGGGGCTTTTGGAAAAATTTGGATTTACCAATATAATTATTTCAATAAAAGCTAGTAATGTAAAAATGATGATAGATGCCTATAGAAAAATTAGTAATTTAGTTGATTACCCATTACATTTGGGAGTTACTGAAGCAGGAACTGCTTTTCAAGGAACTGTTAAATCAGCTATAGGAATTGGAAGTTTATTAGCAGATGGTATAGGGGATACTATTAGAGTTTCTCTAACAGAAAATCCAGTGGAAGAAATTAAAGTGGCAAAGGAAATATTAAAAGTTTTAGGATATAGAAAGGGAGTTGAAATAGTTTCTTGTCCAACTTGCGGGAGAACAGAAATAGATTTAATTTCTTTAGCTAAAGAAGTGGAAAATGAATTTAAATATTTAAATGAAGATATTAAAATAGCAGTTATGGGTTGTATTGTAAACGGACCTGGAGAAGCCAAGGAAGCTGACTTTGGAGTGGCTGGTGGAAAGGGAGAAGGTGTTATTTTTAAAAAAGGAGTGATTTTAAAAAAGGTAAAAGAAAAAGATATAATGATGGAACTAAAAAAATTAATAGAAAAAAAATAA